The following proteins are encoded in a genomic region of Arachis ipaensis cultivar K30076 chromosome B02, Araip1.1, whole genome shotgun sequence:
- the LOC107628267 gene encoding activator of 90 kDa heat shock protein ATPase homolog: MEKEAKKKKKEGFKSISMMERFNCRVRDLYEILLDENRWKGFTQSNAKISKEVGGEFSIFNGSITGTNVELKEAKLIVQKWRFGSWSNGVHSLVKLVLEEPEPGVTVVKLTHNDVPKDDRYGNATVVDNTERG, encoded by the exons ATGGAGAAGGAggctaagaagaagaagaaagagggatTCAAGAGTATTAGCATGATGGAGAGGTTCAATTGTAGGGTGAGAGATTTGTATGAGATATTGTTAGATGAGAACAGGTGGAAGGGTTTCACGCAGAGCAATGCGAAGATCAGCAAGGAGGTTGGTGGAGAGTTCAGCATCTTCAATGGTTCTATTACCGGAACCAATGTGGAGTTAAAGGAAGCTAAGTTGATCGTTCAGAAATGGAGGTTTGGAAGCtggtctaatggtgttcattctTTG GTAAAGCTTGTGTTGGAGGAGCCTGAACCTGGGGTTACTGTTGTCAAGCTCACACATAATGATGTTCCTAAAGACGATAG GTATGGAAATGCCACTGTGGTGGATAACACGGAGAGAGGGTGA
- the LOC107627083 gene encoding uncharacterized protein LOC107627083 yields MAAARGGASSARGGATSMRGPMDLFVRKPETAISRNKREKLRQQNIKEACNKEAVHRVHRYIARWFYQAGIPLNPVKLKSFQEMLWAVGSFGPNLPAPSYHTLRVSLLNEELDYTKGLLKVHKEQWEKYGCSIMLDTWMDKRQRSIINFLVNSPTRTMFLKSIDASNYVKTGEKLFELLDDVVKEIGEHNIVQVVTDNGSNYVLPGKLLMEKRPNLFWTPCAAHCLDLMLEDTGKLPLIQKTIKRAISLVSFTYSHSSTLAMLRHFTNGKELVRHAVTRFATSFLSLERLYEEKGNLRRMFTSNEWAKNKLLKEAKGREATKIVIMPSLWNHVKYTLKIMGPLVQVLRLVNGEKKPPMGYIYEAMEKAKECIMKTFLNDESKYNDVFKIIDNRWNCQLHRPLHVAGHFLNPELFYDNPRIEMDLEVTKGWFECITRLVPSQAVQQKILEEQALYKTGYGLFGSDFAKSQRKKISPAFWWWTYGHEAPNMRDLAIKILSLTCSASGCECNWSIFEHIHTKKRNRLDHERMESLVFIKYNQQLIERYNLKDEIDPITLNDIDECNEWLVGEIGTATFRDDSVDDDADLVHQDDNTLSWNLIFEAMGGHEPTTNTRRQQNRKRKEPATARGGAKGGPSGSKASKKGKGKAVIVEEEEPEFEDEEDSENEEEQEEDIQSNDTESKDDEGGEGHDNNRVNLDEFDES; encoded by the exons ATGGCAGCAGCTAGAGGGGGTGCAAGTAGTGCTAGAGGGGGTGCAACTAGCATGAGAGGTCCAATGGACTTGTTTGTTAGAAAACCTGAAACTGCCATTTCAAGAAACAAAAGAGAGAAATTAAGGCAGCAGAACATCAAGGAAGCATGTAATAAGGAAGCAGTTCATAGAGTTCATCGATACATAGCACGGTGGTTCTACCAAGCTGGGATTCCATTGAACCCGGTAAAGTTAAAGAGTTTTCAAGAAATGTTGTGGGCTGTTGGAAGCTTTGGTCCCAATTTACCTGCTCCCAGTTATCATACTCTAAGGGTTTCGCTGCTTAATGAGGAGTTGGATTATACCAAAGGATTATTGAAGGTTCATAAAGAACAATGGGAAAAGTATGGTTGCTCTATTATGTTAGATACTTGGATGGATAAAAGGCAAAGGAGCATTATTAATTTTCTTGTAAACTCTCCAACTAGGACAATGTTTTTGAAGTCTATTGATGCTTCTAATTATGTAAAGACTGGTGAGAAATTATTTGAACTTCTTGATGATGTTGTCAAGGAAATTGGTGAGCACAACATTGTTCAAGTTGTAACTGATAATGGGAGTAATTATGTTCTTCCCGGTAAGTTGCTGATGGAGAAAAGGCCAAATTTGTTTTGGACTCCTTGTGCTGCCCATTGTTTGGATTTGATGCTTGAGGACACTGGGAAGTTACCATTAATTCAAAAAACCATAAAAAGGGCCATTTCGTTGGTTAGCTTCACTTATAGTCACTCTAGCACGTTAGCTATGTTGAGACACTTCACAAATGGTAAGGAGTTGGTAAGGCATGCAGTCACCCGATTTGCCACTTCATTTCTCTCTTTGGAAAGGCTTTATGAGGAGAAAGGAAATTTGAGAAGAATGTTCACCTCGAATGAATGGGCAAAGAATAAGTTGTTAAAGGAGGCAAAGGGGAGGGAGGCAACAAAGATTGTTATCATGCCCTCTCTTTGGAATCATGTCAAGTACACCCTTAAGATCATGGGCCCTCTTGTTCAGGTGCTTAGACTTGTTAATGGAGAGAAAAAGCCACCAATGGGATATATTTATGAAGCAATGGAGAAGGCAAAGGAATGCATCATGAAAACATTTCTTAATGATGAGAGCAAGTACAATGATGTTTTTAAAATCATTGACAACAGATGGAATTGCCAACTTCATCGTCCATTGCATGTAGCTGGTCATTTTCTAAATCCCGAGTTGTTTTATGACAACCCTCGGATTGAGATGGATTTAGAAGTTACAAAGGGGTGGTTTGAGTGTATCACTAGATTGGTGCCAAGTCAAGCTGTGCAACAGAAGATATTGGAGGAACAAGCACTATACAAGACCGGCTATGGACTTTTTGGATCAGATTTTGCAAAATCTCAAAGGAAAAAGATTTCACCCG caTTTTGGTGGTGGACATATGGGCATGAAGCTCCAAACATGCGAGATCTTGCTATCAAGATCTTGAGCTTGACTTGCAGTGCTTCTGGATGTGAGTGCAATTGGAGTATATTTGAGCATATTCATACTAAGAaaagaaataggcttgatcatGAAAGGATGGAGAGTTTGGTCTTCATAAAGTATAACCAACAACTCATCGAGAGGTACAACCTTAAAGATGAAATTGACCCTATTACACTCAATGATATTGATGAGTGTAATGAGTGGTTAGTGGGAGAAATTGGGACTGCCACCTTTCGAGATGATAGTGTGGATGATGATGCTGATTTGGTTCATCAAGATGACAACACTTTGAGTTGGAACCTTATTTTTGAAGCAATGGGAGGACATGAGCCTACAACAAATACTAGAagacaacaaaatagaaaaagaaaagaacctgcAACTGCAAGAGGTGGTGCAAAGGGTGGACCAAGTGGGTCTAAGGCTtcaaaaaaaggaaaaggaaaggcagtaATTGTAGAAGAGGAAGAACCAGaatttgaagatgaagaggattctgaaaatgaagaagaacaagaagaggatATTCAATCCAATGATACTGAATCAAAGGATGATGAGGGGGGAGAGGGACATGATAATAATCGTGTTAATTTGGATGAATTTGATGAGAGCTAG